In a single window of the Fusarium falciforme chromosome 3, complete sequence genome:
- a CDS encoding Zn(2)-C6 fungal-type domain-containing protein, producing the protein MPPAAKTAASCWICRIRHKKCDELLPRCQNCEALELSCLYSDDKPAWMDNGDKQREMAQRLKAQVKRNAKERRGRRMIQKITREIEGHSPSSPSNPRSLSPSRDEHSTASIQESITVDQTTDHQLSDTDATTPAQNLPFNTSPTVEGSRGPIQRDGPTHDFFGSGSGPLVIQNEQDLRFVTAYTDYIFPLLNPFYRPTFLEGGRSWLLVFAMRNTESCQLVISLATYFLSVVPIFPGPGHRMCSSHTWQQVQSQSDLAVKGMQQRVEAISRCGVSGNLLQSTHLLGDIMLLLKFETMAGSSSSWRVHLYAATVLFEQFLSSPDLDDDIWKIPSDVEELVSKSKSALSTKEAHRFEASQTAFRFFSAAVITADIIASTALGQLPRLREHHERVLGTLEKPHLNLEHIVGCENWIILSIADIVELDLWKKKAKKSGAFSLMDLIQRASRITQDLDNGLASSSGSDNENTCNRDGIFSMFNPQRGQFLDHHIVTRIWANSARLYLLVVLSGWQPGSSEIREIVTKNLNLLKNLPSPSWLLALAWPFCVTGCLVTKEQECAVCDIYEATEPLKNIGPISEAMGIIRRVWEQREGLIGETWDMASCFGSMGRTVLLI; encoded by the coding sequence ATGCCTCCCGCAGCAAAGACAGCAGCCAGTTGCTGGATCTGTCGAATCCGGCACAAGAAATGCGATGAATTACTACCAAGGTGTCAAAACTGCGAAGCCCTGGAGCTATCATGCCTCTACAGCGACGACAAGCCGGCATGGATGGACAATGGGGACAAGCAGCGCGAGATGGCCCAACGCCTCAAAGCTCAGGTCAAACGCAATGCAAAGGAACGCCGAGGCAGGCGGATGATCCAGAAGATCACGAGAGAGATTGAGGGGCACAGTCCGTCAAGTCCGAGCAATCCGCGTTCCTTATCTCCCAGTCGAGATGAGCACTCCACGGCCAGTATTCAAGAGTCAATCACGGTAGACCAAACAACGGACCACCAACTCTCAGATACAGACGCTACTACTCCGGCTCAGAACTTGCCATTCAATACCTCCCCTACGGTTGAGGGCTCGAGAGGCCCCATACAAAGGGACGGCCCAACTCATGATTTCTTCGGCTCCGGATCAGGACCACTGGTTATCCAGAACGAGCAGGATCTACGCTTTGTCACAGCCTACACGGACTACATCTTCCCTCTTCTGAATCCTTTTTACCGTCCAACCTTTCTTGAAGGGGGCCGTAGCTGGCTTCTGGTCTTTGCCATGAGAAACACAGAATCATGCCAGCTCGTCATCAGCCTGGCAACATACTTTCTCTCAGTTGTGCCCATCTTTCCAGGCCCTGGCCACAGAATGTGTTCATCGCATACTTGGCAACAGGTACAGAGTCAATCTGACCTTGCAGTCAAGGGCATGCAGCAGAGGGTTGAAGCGATAAGCCGCTGCGGTGTTTCTGGCAATCTTTTGCAAAGCACTCATTTATTAGGCGACATCATGTTGCTTCTCAAGTTTGAAACTATGGCGGGCTCTTCTTCAAGTTGGAGAGTTCATCTCTATGCCGCGACTGTTCTCTTTGAGCAATTCCTCTCATCACCAGACCTTGACGACGACATTTGGAAGATACCGTCTGACGTTGAAGAACTCGTCTCAAAATCAAAGTCGGCGCTCTCGACGAAAGAGGCGCACAGATTTGAAGCTTCACAGACTGCATTCCGGTTCTTCAGCGCGGCCGTCATAACCGCCGACATTATCGCCAGCACTGCTCTAGGACAGCTGCCTCGTCTTCGGGAGCACCATGAGAGGGTGCTGGGCACTCTAGAGAAGCCCCATCTGAACCTCGAGCATATCGTGGGCTGCGAAAATTGGATTATCCTATCGATCGCGGACATTGTCGAGCTTGACTTGTGGAAGAAAAAGGCTAAGAAGAGCGGCGCGTTCTCGTTGATGGACTTGATTCAGCGCGCCAGCAGAATCACCCAAGATTTGGATAATGGTCTCGCCAGTTCTTCTGGCTCAGACAATGAGAATACATGCAACAGGGACGGCATCTTTTCCATGTTCAATCCACAGCGCGGACAATTCCTTGATCACCACATCGTCACTCGCATCTGGGCCAATTCTGCCAGACTGTACCTGCTTGTGGTTCTCTCAGGCTGGCAACCCGGGAGCAGTGAAATACGGGAAATCGTCACAAAGAATCTTAACCTACTCAAGAACTTGCCTTCTCCAAGTTGGCTGCTCGCTTTGGCTTGGCCTTTTTGCGTGACTGGCTGTTTAGTCACAAAAGAGCAGGAATGCGCTGTTTGCGACATTTATGAAGCGACTGAGCCGTTGAAAAACATCGGACCGATTTCAGAGGCAATGGGAATTATTAGGCGCGTATGGGAACAACGCGAGGGACTAATCGGAGAGACATGGGATATGGCATCATGCTTTGGAAGCATGGGAAGGACTGTTCTGTTAATCTGA
- a CDS encoding Chitinase, with protein sequence MRSPLVLGTAALATAASAAPNYIFYFDQWHTANLPDKSQTAGVTHVITAFANSSLFAAEPAGKYEPFKPLDEIRALFDDGTKVCMAIGGWADTAGFSAGAKTDKTRKRYARNVADTLARLGYDCVDIDWEYPAGNGEDYKRIPNSKKVDEIKSYPKLLKEIKNAIGDKELSIAVPGLERDMIAYTHEQVPKINAVVDYVNIMSYDLMNRRDSVTTHHSSYEGTAKAVDAYISRGFQPSKLNIGFAFYAKWFTTKAGVQCTEPTGCPTELLEAADGSDTGKSGTITFEKANFVEAPKNLTVSPDGSCGAGTSFKCGEVTCCSQFGFCGNSTAHCSTGCQSAYGRCEGIDISGSFLTAMENGKTDTAAGGQWYWDATTSLYWTWDTADLITQKINGLVPTKGLGGIFAWSLAQDSQDWSRLTAMREGFNTLSGQSSGRPKASHFKKHQGHYGHPSY encoded by the exons GTGGCATACTGCCAATCTTCCTGACAAGTCTCAGACCGCTGGTGTCACCCATGTCATCACCGCCTTTGCCAACTCTTCGCTCTTTGCTGCCGAGCCTGCTGGAAAGTATGAGCCTTTCAAGCCTCTCGACGAGATCCGTGCCCTCTTCGACGATGGCACCAAGGTCTGTATGGCTATTGGTGGCTGGGCCGACACTGCTGGCTTCAGCGCCGGAGCCAAAACGGACAAGACGCGCAAGAGGTACGCTAGGAACGTCGCAGACACCCTGGCCAGACTCGGATACGATTGTGTCG ATATCGACTGGGAGTACCCTGCTGGCAACGGCGAGGATTACAAGCGTATCCCTAACTCCAAGAAGgtcgacgagatcaagagCTACCCCAAGCTCTTGAAGGAGATCAAGAATGCCATTGGTGACAAGGAGCTCTCCATTGCCGTTCCTGGTCTTGAGCGGGATATGATTGCCTACACTCATGAGCAGGTTCCCAAGATCAACGCCGTTGTCGATTACGTCAAC ATCATGTCTTATGATCTCATGAACCGCCGTGATAGCGTCACCACCCACCACTCCTCTTACGAGGGAACCGCCAAGGCTGTCGACGCCTACATCTCCCGCGGCTTCCAGCCTAGCAAGCTCAACATTGGATTCGCCTTTTACGCCAAGTGGTTCACCACCAAGGCGGGCGTCCAATGCACCGAACCCACCGGATGCCCTActgagctcctcgaggctgctgATGGAAGCGACACTGGCAAGTCTGGCACCATTACCTTTGAAAAGGCCAACTTTGTCGAGGCGCCTAAGAACTTGACTGTTTCACCTGATGGTTCTTGTGGAGCTGGTACCTCTTTCAAGTGTGGTGAGGTTACTTGCTGCAGTCAGTTTGGTTTCTG CGGCAACTCTACTGCTCACTGCAGCACTGGCTGCCAGTCTGCTTATGGCCGATGCGAGGGTATCGATATCTCTGGTTCTTTCCTCACTGCCATGGAGAATGGCAAGACTGATACCGCTGCTGGCGGTCAGTGGTACTGGGATGCCACCACCTCTCTGTACTGGACCTGGGATACCGCCGACCTGATCACCCAGAAGATCAACGGTCTGGTCCCCACCAAGGGTCTCGGAGGTATCTTTGCCTGGAGTCTTGCTCAGGACAGCCAGGATTGGAGCCGTCTTACCGCTATGCGCGAGGGATTCAACACGCTCTCTGGTCAAAGCTCTGGACGTCCCAAGGCTTCTCACTTTAAGAAGCACCAGGGTCACTATGGCCACCCCAGCTATTAA